In Sphingobacteriaceae bacterium, the following proteins share a genomic window:
- the folK gene encoding 2-amino-4-hydroxy-6-hydroxymethyldihydropteridine diphosphokinase: protein MNVVFLGLGGNIGNRMENLVNAREALSKKCGTIVKVSGVYETEAWGSNSKNNYLNQVVKMETSLTVQELLERILSVESELGRVRTEKQNSDRTMDIDILFYNSEIINLDHLHIPHPRLHLRKFVLIPLCDIEADYIHPLLKKTLIELLKNCEDKLKVSAVGSV from the coding sequence ATGAATGTGGTTTTTTTAGGTTTAGGCGGAAACATTGGCAACCGTATGGAAAATCTCGTGAATGCAAGAGAAGCCTTAAGTAAAAAATGCGGCACAATTGTTAAAGTTTCTGGCGTATATGAAACCGAAGCCTGGGGCTCGAATTCTAAAAACAATTATCTTAACCAGGTGGTGAAAATGGAAACTTCACTTACGGTTCAGGAATTACTTGAGAGAATTCTTAGTGTAGAATCAGAATTAGGACGCGTTCGCACGGAGAAACAAAACTCCGACAGAACGATGGATATAGATATACTCTTCTATAATTCAGAAATTATCAATCTTGATCATCTTCATATACCGCATCCACGCCTGCATTTGCGCAAATTCGTTTTAATTCCCTTATGTGATATTGAAGCCGACTATATTCATCCATTACTTAAAAAAACGCTGATAGAACTTTTGAAAAATTGCGAGGATAAGCTCAAAGTAAGTGCTGTAGGTTCCGTTTAA
- the gldC gene encoding gliding motility protein GldC, with protein MKTTEINFTVTVDENNLPHSIKWSAPDTGEASECNSLMIALWDKKENNTLRIDLWTKDMMVDEMKKFFHQNVMTLTDTYVRATGDDATAKKVKQFFGEIGKDIGVLK; from the coding sequence ATGAAGACTACTGAAATTAACTTTACGGTTACTGTTGATGAAAATAATTTACCACACTCAATTAAATGGAGTGCTCCCGACACGGGAGAAGCAAGCGAGTGTAATAGCTTAATGATTGCTTTGTGGGATAAAAAAGAAAATAACACCCTGAGAATAGATCTTTGGACTAAGGACATGATGGTAGATGAAATGAAAAAATTCTTTCATCAAAATGTTATGACACTTACAGACACTTATGTGCGTGCTACGGGCGATGACGCTACGGCAAAAAAAGTAAAACAATTTTTTGGTGAGATTGGTAAAGACATCGGGGTATTAAAATAA
- a CDS encoding 16S rRNA (guanine(966)-N(2))-methyltransferase RsmD — MRIIGGTHKGKVIKVAKDLPVRPTTDFAKEGLFNILTNKVDFEELTVLDLFSGTGHISLEFASRGAKEIVAVDKHFKCAGFLRATSKELNFNINALKNDVFDFLKNSTSKFDLIFADPPYDLPEIPNIHKLVFERGLLKENGMLIIEHGQRTKLEGLQGFTKLRNYGNVNFSFFENSKEV, encoded by the coding sequence ATGCGAATTATAGGAGGCACCCACAAAGGCAAAGTTATTAAAGTAGCCAAAGATCTACCGGTGCGACCTACTACCGATTTCGCAAAAGAGGGACTCTTCAATATTCTGACAAATAAGGTTGATTTCGAAGAGCTAACGGTGCTTGATTTGTTTAGCGGTACTGGACATATTTCTTTAGAATTTGCTTCCCGCGGAGCTAAAGAGATTGTAGCAGTAGATAAACATTTTAAATGTGCCGGTTTTTTAAGGGCAACAAGTAAAGAACTGAATTTTAATATCAACGCCCTTAAAAATGACGTGTTTGATTTTCTAAAGAATTCTACCTCGAAATTTGATTTGATTTTTGCCGATCCGCCTTACGATCTTCCTGAAATTCCAAACATTCACAAACTCGTTTTTGAACGTGGTTTGTTAAAAGAAAATGGTATGCTGATCATCGAGCACGGTCAAAGAACCAAACTGGAAGGTCTGCAGGGTTTTACAAAGCTTAGAAATTATGGCAATGTAAACTTCAGTTTCTTCGAAAATTCAAAGGAAGTTTAA
- a CDS encoding ATP-dependent endonuclease, with amino-acid sequence MLRKDPVQDFKNLIPTYLPFSPNGDQLEAIDKISDFIFNRDDRSVFILKGYAGTGKTNLISAFTKALPVIKWRSVLLAPTGRAAKVLSAYSQRQAQTIHKKIFRKQMDANGSVLFSLADNLHRNTLFIVDEASMISADSGGESLFNSLLENLFEYIYSGDNCKLILIGDTAQLPPVGSNESPALNREYLKNAFYLNIHFFELKEVARQRLESGILLNATNLRTTIDAEQFEVPKLQCTSDVVRLSGEDLEDTLNSCLSNYGEENVVIITRSNKRANLFNQSFRNRIKLYEEDLVAGDKIMIVKNNYFWLPENNGEAGFIANGDMAEITRIINREELYGFHFCECVIKFVDYPNLAEQQVKLLTDSLYTDNPALLPEDQRRLYEAVLEDVSDEPIKGVRMSYLKKSPYYNALQVKFSYAITCHKSQGGQWPVVFIDQGFLKDENVDHGFTRWLYTAITRATERIYLINFNEHFFS; translated from the coding sequence ATGCTTAGAAAAGACCCTGTTCAGGATTTTAAAAACCTTATTCCCACTTACCTGCCATTTTCGCCAAATGGAGATCAGTTGGAGGCTATTGATAAGATCTCTGATTTTATTTTTAACCGTGACGACCGGAGTGTTTTTATTTTAAAGGGATATGCCGGTACCGGAAAGACCAATCTCATTTCAGCATTTACAAAAGCTTTACCCGTTATAAAATGGCGCAGTGTGCTGCTTGCTCCCACCGGGCGGGCGGCAAAAGTATTGAGTGCCTATTCGCAAAGGCAGGCACAAACTATACATAAAAAAATATTCAGGAAACAGATGGATGCTAATGGCAGTGTTTTGTTTTCTTTGGCTGATAACCTTCACCGCAACACGCTTTTTATAGTGGATGAAGCTTCGATGATAAGTGCCGATTCGGGAGGAGAAAGTCTTTTTAATAGTTTACTTGAAAATCTTTTCGAATACATTTACAGTGGAGATAATTGTAAACTGATTCTTATTGGAGATACAGCGCAGTTGCCACCCGTAGGGAGTAATGAAAGTCCGGCTCTGAATCGCGAGTATCTTAAAAATGCTTTTTACCTGAACATTCATTTTTTTGAGTTGAAAGAAGTGGCCCGTCAAAGGTTGGAAAGCGGCATCTTATTGAATGCTACCAATTTGCGTACAACTATAGACGCAGAACAATTCGAAGTGCCGAAACTACAGTGTACCTCTGATGTGGTACGACTTTCGGGAGAAGACCTGGAGGATACACTTAATTCGTGCCTTTCGAATTACGGGGAAGAGAATGTGGTTATTATTACAAGGAGTAACAAAAGGGCCAATTTATTTAATCAGAGTTTCAGGAATCGTATAAAATTGTATGAGGAAGATCTGGTGGCTGGCGATAAAATCATGATCGTTAAAAACAATTATTTTTGGTTACCCGAAAATAATGGGGAGGCTGGTTTTATTGCTAACGGAGATATGGCGGAGATCACAAGAATTATAAATCGCGAAGAACTATACGGTTTTCACTTTTGTGAATGTGTTATAAAATTTGTGGACTATCCTAATTTGGCTGAGCAACAGGTTAAACTTCTGACCGACAGTTTATACACCGATAATCCAGCCTTACTACCTGAAGATCAACGCAGATTGTATGAAGCTGTTTTAGAAGATGTGAGTGATGAGCCAATAAAAGGAGTTAGAATGTCTTACTTAAAAAAGAGTCCTTATTATAATGCTCTTCAGGTAAAATTCAGTTATGCAATAACCTGCCATAAATCACAAGGCGGACAATGGCCTGTTGTATTTATAGATCAAGGATTTTTAAAAGATGAGAATGTTGACCATGGATTTACAAGATGGCTTTACACAGCCATAACAAGGGCTACAGAGAGAATCTACCTCATAAATTTCAATGAACATTTTTTTTCATAA
- a CDS encoding 50S ribosomal protein L25, translating into MKTVSLSGSPRANVGKVDAAALRLKGLVPCVIYGAGEQIHFSADIRHFKDIIFTPETNLVNVEVGGKTYKTILQEAQYHRINDKLIHADFLQVNEDKPVTVHLPVKTSGTSEGVKAGGKLTLKLRKLKVRGLISKLPEYIDLSIEKLAIGKSISAGDINIDGITLLHPKNISIVSVDTTRNVVVEEPAKAAPAKSAAPAAAAKAAPAKK; encoded by the coding sequence ATGAAAACAGTATCATTGAGCGGTTCGCCAAGAGCGAACGTAGGGAAAGTAGATGCGGCAGCATTAAGACTTAAAGGTTTAGTTCCATGTGTAATTTATGGAGCAGGTGAGCAAATTCACTTTAGCGCCGATATCCGTCATTTTAAAGATATTATCTTTACTCCTGAAACAAATCTCGTAAATGTTGAAGTAGGTGGAAAAACTTACAAAACAATTCTTCAGGAAGCACAATACCACAGAATTAACGACAAATTAATTCATGCTGACTTTTTACAGGTTAACGAAGACAAACCTGTAACAGTTCATTTACCAGTTAAAACAAGCGGAACATCTGAAGGTGTGAAAGCGGGTGGTAAATTAACTTTGAAATTGCGTAAGTTAAAAGTAAGAGGTCTTATCTCTAAATTACCAGAGTATATCGACTTAAGCATCGAAAAACTGGCTATCGGAAAATCTATCTCTGCCGGTGACATCAATATTGATGGCATCACTTTATTGCATCCAAAAAATATTTCTATCGTTAGTGTTGATACAACTCGTAACGTGGTAGTGGAAGAGCCTGCTAAAGCTGCTCCAGCTAAATCTGCAGCTCCTGCTGCAGCTGCAAAAGCTGCTCCGGCTAAGAAATAA
- a CDS encoding ribose-phosphate pyrophosphokinase (catalyzes the formation of 5-phospho-alpha-D-ribose 1-phosphate from D-ribose 5-phosphate and ATP): protein MESQVKLFSGIATEALAAKIANAYGQPLGKVEHYRFSDGELQASYEESIRGQSVFVIQSTMPPADNLMEMLLLIDAAKRASARHIVAVLPYFGYARQDRKDKPRVAIGAKLVADMLAVAGATRVMTMDLHADQIQGFFNVPVDHLYASTIFLPYIESLKLDNLTIAAPDMGGSKRANGYAKHLKAEMVICYKQRAKANVVESMTAIGEIEGRNIILVDDLVDTGGTLCKAAEMMLDRGALSVRAICTHPVLSGKAYENIEKSSLQELIVTDTIPLSHESSKIKVLSVAPLFAKVINSVHNYESISSNFIL from the coding sequence ATGGAATCACAGGTAAAATTATTTTCAGGAATTGCCACCGAAGCCTTAGCTGCAAAAATAGCTAATGCTTATGGTCAGCCTTTAGGCAAAGTTGAGCATTATCGCTTTAGTGACGGAGAATTACAGGCTTCATACGAAGAAAGTATCCGTGGCCAAAGTGTTTTTGTAATTCAAAGTACAATGCCCCCGGCAGACAATTTAATGGAAATGCTTTTGCTCATAGATGCAGCAAAGCGCGCAAGTGCCAGGCATATTGTAGCCGTGCTTCCCTATTTTGGATACGCACGCCAGGATCGTAAAGATAAACCACGTGTGGCTATTGGCGCTAAATTAGTGGCCGATATGCTGGCTGTAGCCGGAGCAACCAGAGTTATGACTATGGACCTTCATGCTGATCAGATCCAGGGTTTCTTTAACGTGCCTGTAGATCACCTTTATGCCTCCACTATCTTTTTACCTTACATAGAATCATTAAAACTCGATAACCTTACCATCGCAGCTCCAGATATGGGTGGAAGTAAACGTGCCAACGGATACGCCAAACATTTAAAAGCGGAAATGGTAATTTGTTACAAGCAACGCGCAAAAGCCAATGTGGTAGAAAGCATGACCGCCATTGGTGAAATTGAAGGCAGAAATATTATTTTAGTAGACGACCTGGTTGATACAGGTGGAACACTTTGTAAAGCAGCTGAAATGATGTTGGATCGCGGTGCATTAAGTGTTAGAGCCATTTGCACACACCCGGTTTTATCTGGTAAAGCTTACGAGAACATCGAGAAATCAAGTCTGCAGGAGTTGATCGTAACCGACACTATTCCTTTATCACATGAAAGTTCTAAAATTAAAGTATTAAGTGTAGCGCCATTATTCGCAAAAGTGATTAACAGCGTCCATAATTACGAATCAATAAGTAGCAATTTTATTTTATAA
- a CDS encoding fasciclin — translation MKTLALVAFASLLSVNSLSAQSMSGEKTVEVGGAAMYPSKNIIENAVNSKDHTTLVAAVKAAGLVETLQGAGPFTVFAPTNAAFDKLPKGTVETLVKPENKTMLTNILTYHVVSGKLDSKALSEMIKKGNGKAELKTVNGDMLTVSMKGNKVVLTDAKGGMSTVTIKDVYQSNGVIHVIDTVVMPK, via the coding sequence ATCAAAACACTTGCATTAGTAGCTTTCGCTTCTTTATTATCTGTAAACAGCTTAAGCGCACAAAGTATGTCAGGAGAAAAAACAGTAGAAGTTGGTGGTGCAGCCATGTACCCTTCTAAAAACATTATTGAAAACGCTGTTAACTCTAAAGATCACACCACTTTAGTAGCTGCCGTTAAAGCTGCAGGTTTAGTTGAAACTTTACAAGGTGCAGGTCCTTTTACTGTGTTTGCTCCAACTAACGCAGCTTTCGATAAATTACCAAAAGGTACAGTAGAAACTTTGGTTAAGCCTGAAAACAAAACTATGCTTACAAACATTTTAACTTACCATGTAGTTTCAGGTAAATTAGATTCGAAAGCTTTATCAGAAATGATTAAAAAAGGAAACGGGAAAGCAGAACTTAAAACCGTTAACGGTGATATGCTTACTGTATCTATGAAAGGAAACAAAGTTGTTTTAACGGATGCAAAGGGCGGAATGTCTACTGTAACTATTAAAGACGTTTACCAAAGTAATGGTGTTATTCATGTAATAGACACAGTTGTAATGCCGAAATAA